A genomic stretch from Anaerolinea thermophila UNI-1 includes:
- a CDS encoding Fur family transcriptional regulator, giving the protein MKDPEQRFQELMQKLRSREYRLTPQRVALIRLLASSEGHPDAAELYRRLLEQFPTTSLATVYKTLNLLKEMGEVLEIEIDGIGGEGSRFDGNDPTPHPHLICVRCHRILDGQVSLTEEILQAVQGQSGYRVISHRLDFYGICPECQAQGAN; this is encoded by the coding sequence ATGAAAGACCCTGAACAGCGTTTTCAAGAATTGATGCAAAAATTGCGCAGTCGCGAGTACCGCTTAACCCCTCAACGGGTGGCGTTGATTCGTTTGCTGGCATCCAGCGAAGGACATCCAGACGCGGCTGAACTGTACCGCCGTTTGCTGGAGCAGTTTCCCACCACCAGCCTGGCTACCGTATACAAGACCCTGAATCTGCTCAAAGAGATGGGCGAAGTGCTGGAAATTGAAATTGATGGCATTGGGGGCGAAGGCAGTCGTTTTGACGGCAATGATCCTACTCCGCATCCGCATCTGATCTGTGTGCGTTGTCATCGCATTCTGGATGGGCAGGTCAGTTTGACCGAAGAGATTCTGCAAGCCGTGCAGGGGCAGTCGGGCTATCGGGTGATCAGCCATCGGCTGGATTTTTACGGTATTTGCCCCGAATGTCAGG